From one Trueperella pyogenes genomic stretch:
- a CDS encoding phosphotransferase, which produces MIATLESVTPEALSAELRQWMTSARWFTGEPGAEIEFGPSAVLAEGSARTELFVVHSGGTAFAVPLTFKNAGGSIAVYDATDDADGQAALLGAVYGQHAAANGLALCAHPIRAAATVASAKTLTSEQSNTSIIYRFDRPDDGSVGIILKVFRVLSDGSNPDVELQGALDSRGSRSVPRQYGSVSGTWAGTTTHLLAAQEFLAGATDAWQVIARQLGQSASFTQQAEITALGRLTREIHDELAQAFPTVAPTDERREELVSQWRQRADAAIADAPALAPYREQIEEILASPLARAWPVFQRIHGDFHLGQVLHVPDRGWVALDFEGEPLRPLSQRVSPDLALRDVAGMLRSFDYAGGSAEIAGGDPQALAEWTRLAQAAFMAGYGHISKEEQTLLDALILDKALYEVSYEAASRPTWLDIPVRGVLRLIAVTKP; this is translated from the coding sequence ATGATCGCCACCCTTGAGTCCGTCACCCCCGAGGCGCTGTCGGCGGAGCTGCGGCAGTGGATGACCTCCGCGCGCTGGTTTACCGGCGAACCCGGAGCCGAGATCGAGTTCGGCCCGAGTGCCGTCCTCGCTGAGGGATCGGCGCGCACCGAGCTCTTCGTCGTCCACTCGGGCGGCACGGCGTTCGCAGTACCGCTGACGTTCAAGAACGCAGGTGGCTCGATCGCCGTGTACGATGCGACCGACGACGCCGACGGCCAGGCCGCGCTCCTCGGCGCAGTTTACGGGCAACACGCCGCCGCGAACGGGCTGGCACTGTGCGCCCACCCGATCCGCGCCGCAGCGACCGTGGCGAGCGCAAAGACACTCACGTCTGAGCAATCCAATACATCGATTATCTATCGCTTCGACCGGCCCGACGACGGCTCAGTCGGCATCATCCTCAAAGTCTTCCGCGTGCTCTCGGACGGCTCCAACCCGGACGTCGAGCTGCAGGGCGCACTCGATTCGCGCGGCTCGCGATCCGTCCCACGCCAATACGGCTCGGTTAGCGGCACTTGGGCGGGCACGACGACGCACCTGCTGGCCGCGCAGGAATTCCTCGCCGGCGCCACGGACGCCTGGCAGGTGATCGCCCGGCAGCTGGGCCAGTCGGCGTCGTTCACCCAGCAAGCCGAGATAACGGCTCTAGGCCGCCTCACACGCGAGATCCACGATGAACTCGCCCAGGCTTTTCCCACGGTAGCCCCCACCGATGAGCGACGCGAGGAGCTGGTTTCCCAGTGGCGTCAGCGTGCCGACGCCGCGATAGCCGACGCGCCGGCTTTGGCACCGTATCGCGAACAGATCGAGGAGATCCTCGCCAGCCCTCTTGCGCGCGCTTGGCCTGTATTCCAGCGCATCCACGGAGACTTCCACCTGGGCCAGGTACTCCACGTGCCCGATCGCGGTTGGGTTGCCCTCGACTTCGAAGGTGAGCCCTTGCGCCCGCTCTCCCAACGTGTGAGTCCCGACCTCGCATTGCGCGACGTCGCCGGCATGCTCCGCTCCTTCGACTACGCCGGCGGTTCAGCCGAGATCGCAGGCGGGGACCCACAGGCTCTGGCCGAATGGACGCGACTCGCGCAAGCGGCGTTTATGGCCGGATATGGGCACATCAGCAAGGAAGAACAGACACTCTTAGATGCCCTCATCCTCGACAAGGCACTCTACGAGGTAAGTTACGAAGCCGCGAGCCGGCCGACCTGGCTGGATATTCCGGTGCGTGGAGTACTTCGTCTTATCGCCGTCACTAAGCCTTAA
- a CDS encoding LssY C-terminal domain-containing protein yields the protein MIASFFAGLAVVLVFWFSILVLDRGVPGERLWLLNLVIFWAVVAYLAFPRLHQIVSTIYVPNYFIGRTRTAEGILGDPVNLAFNGAESDMHEVMRQAGWVQADPLTARTAWNIVVASVLRKSYPSAPVSHLYLFGRQEDFAYEREVNGNPARRHHVRFWKTPEGWSLPGGIAVDWLAAATYDRSVGLSLFTGQVTHKIDAHIDLERDYLIGTILYGSPGVRVGVIDRYFNAYHARNGGGDTIRTDGDLPVLSLTEDRQEIAADRAHGHESVQEQAKPAGTDVQTATQTRAKGHELPPALIWFVGLLMIARGLSNIAMADFTFASAFLSILVNVGLLALIVLRQRWAWVAILVIQSLAAITFLILAFSEEQWPLLDAGFSVLLVFALSATSVRLWVSQGRKERYFRQLWPRRRR from the coding sequence GTGATCGCTTCTTTTTTCGCCGGTCTCGCCGTGGTGTTGGTCTTCTGGTTCAGCATATTGGTGCTCGATCGAGGAGTTCCTGGGGAGCGCCTCTGGTTGTTGAACCTCGTGATCTTTTGGGCGGTCGTTGCATACCTTGCTTTTCCTCGCCTCCACCAGATCGTCTCGACGATTTACGTGCCGAATTATTTTATCGGCCGCACCCGCACTGCTGAAGGCATTCTTGGCGACCCTGTTAATCTCGCTTTCAACGGCGCTGAATCAGACATGCATGAGGTTATGCGTCAGGCCGGTTGGGTCCAAGCCGACCCGCTGACGGCCCGGACGGCATGGAATATCGTCGTCGCCTCGGTGCTGCGAAAGTCGTATCCGTCGGCTCCTGTTTCTCATCTGTATCTTTTCGGCCGCCAGGAGGATTTCGCATACGAGCGTGAGGTCAACGGCAACCCGGCTCGTCGTCACCATGTGCGTTTTTGGAAGACGCCCGAGGGGTGGAGTTTGCCGGGCGGTATCGCCGTCGACTGGCTGGCTGCAGCGACCTATGACCGTTCGGTGGGGCTGTCGCTGTTTACAGGGCAGGTCACACACAAGATTGATGCACATATCGACCTCGAACGAGACTATCTGATCGGGACGATTCTCTACGGCTCACCAGGGGTGCGTGTGGGCGTGATCGACCGCTACTTCAATGCATACCATGCCCGCAACGGCGGCGGGGACACCATTAGAACCGACGGCGATCTGCCGGTTCTGAGCTTGACCGAGGACCGTCAGGAGATAGCGGCAGACCGAGCACATGGGCACGAGTCCGTCCAAGAGCAGGCGAAGCCCGCAGGCACCGACGTGCAAACGGCGACTCAAACACGGGCTAAGGGCCACGAGCTGCCCCCGGCACTTATTTGGTTCGTCGGGCTTTTGATGATCGCACGCGGGCTAAGCAACATAGCCATGGCCGATTTCACGTTCGCCTCGGCATTCTTGTCTATCTTGGTCAATGTCGGTTTACTAGCTCTGATAGTACTGCGGCAAAGATGGGCATGGGTGGCCATACTGGTTATCCAAAGCTTGGCCGCTATTACGTTCTTGATTCTCGCTTTTTCGGAAGAGCAGTGGCCGCTGTTGGACGCCGGATTCTCAGTGTTGCTGGTATTCGCCCTGTCCGCGACGTCGGTGCGCCTCTGGGTGAGCCAGGGGAGAAAAGAGAGGTATTTTAGGCAGCTGTGGCCAAGGCGACGCCGTTAA
- the treS gene encoding maltose alpha-D-glucosyltransferase: protein MTPANFDTHFPGISEDPNWFKTAVFYEVLLRAFGDSTGTGLGDLRGLIGHLDYLQWLGVDCLWIPPFYPSPMRDGGYDVSNFTAISPEYGTIEEFGELIEQAHRRGIRIIIDLVINHTSDQHPWFQSSRSNPDGPFGDFYVWRDDDAEYADARIIFIDTEASNWTFDPVRRQYFWHRFFSHQPDLNYENPKVREAIKDVVRFWAKLGIDGFRLDAVPYLFEEEGTNCENLPRTHAYLAELRAMLDAEFPGKILLAEANQWPNDVVEYFGDAEDPECQMCFHFPVMPRIYYALRDQRATAIRDILQATPDIPAAAQWGTFLRNHDELTLEMVSTEERAKMYGWYAEDPRMRANVGIRRRLAPLLGNSRAEIELANALLLSLPGSPCLYYGDEIGMGDNIWLPDRDSVRTPMQWTPDRNAGFSAADPGKLYLPVVQSLVYHYQAINVEAQLAQPASLLHWMRGILQVRRRYPVLGTGDFTLRPAQNEAVLAFTRTSEYQVMLCVMNLANTARAAKVEIPEYAGWDVRDVFGGAGFPAVGTDGRYPMTLGARDFFWLELTRPGSAEPAPIEGASA, encoded by the coding sequence GTGACTCCAGCGAACTTCGACACACACTTCCCGGGTATCTCCGAAGATCCGAACTGGTTCAAAACTGCCGTTTTCTATGAGGTGCTCTTGCGCGCCTTCGGGGATTCCACCGGGACGGGCCTAGGTGACCTGCGCGGCCTTATCGGCCACCTGGACTACCTCCAGTGGCTCGGCGTCGATTGCCTGTGGATCCCGCCCTTCTACCCCTCCCCCATGCGCGACGGCGGTTACGACGTCTCGAATTTCACCGCGATTTCACCCGAATACGGCACGATTGAAGAGTTCGGCGAGCTCATCGAGCAGGCTCACCGGCGTGGCATCCGCATCATCATCGACCTCGTGATCAACCACACCTCTGACCAGCACCCGTGGTTCCAGTCGTCGCGTTCTAACCCGGACGGCCCCTTCGGAGACTTCTACGTGTGGCGCGACGACGACGCCGAGTACGCCGATGCCCGCATCATCTTCATCGACACCGAGGCCAGCAACTGGACGTTCGATCCGGTGCGCCGCCAATACTTCTGGCATCGCTTCTTCTCTCACCAGCCGGATCTCAACTATGAAAACCCGAAGGTGCGCGAGGCGATTAAGGACGTGGTGCGTTTTTGGGCCAAACTCGGAATCGACGGCTTCCGCCTCGACGCCGTGCCCTATCTGTTCGAGGAAGAGGGCACGAACTGCGAAAATCTACCTCGCACCCACGCCTACCTGGCAGAGCTGCGCGCGATGTTGGATGCCGAATTCCCAGGCAAGATCCTGCTTGCCGAGGCGAATCAGTGGCCGAACGACGTCGTGGAGTATTTTGGCGACGCGGAGGATCCCGAGTGTCAGATGTGTTTCCACTTCCCCGTCATGCCGCGTATCTACTATGCGCTGCGCGACCAGCGAGCCACCGCGATCCGGGATATTTTGCAGGCCACGCCCGACATTCCGGCCGCTGCCCAGTGGGGTACCTTCCTGCGCAACCACGACGAGCTCACTCTTGAGATGGTCTCCACTGAGGAGCGGGCGAAGATGTATGGCTGGTATGCCGAAGACCCGCGTATGCGTGCGAACGTGGGCATCCGGCGTCGTTTGGCTCCTCTCCTAGGCAACTCACGTGCGGAGATTGAGCTCGCCAATGCGTTGCTGCTGTCACTGCCGGGTTCGCCGTGCCTGTATTACGGCGACGAAATCGGGATGGGCGATAACATCTGGTTGCCCGACCGCGACTCGGTACGCACTCCCATGCAGTGGACGCCGGATCGCAACGCCGGCTTCTCCGCCGCCGACCCCGGCAAGCTTTACCTTCCCGTCGTCCAGTCCTTGGTCTACCACTACCAGGCTATCAACGTGGAAGCCCAGCTGGCTCAGCCGGCGTCGTTGCTCCACTGGATGCGGGGAATCTTGCAGGTGCGCAGGCGCTACCCGGTACTCGGCACTGGCGACTTCACGCTGCGTCCGGCGCAAAACGAGGCGGTGCTGGCCTTTACCCGCACGAGCGAATACCAGGTGATGCTGTGCGTGATGAACCTGGCCAACACGGCGCGCGCGGCGAAAGTGGAAATCCCCGAGTACGCCGGGTGGGACGTGCGCGACGTCTTCGGCGGGGCTGGCTTCCCGGCCGTCGGCACTGACGGTCGCTATCCGATGACCCTCGGCGCCCGCGACTTCTTCTGGCTGGAGTTGACCCGCCCAGGCAGCGCTGAACCCGCTCCGATCGAAGGGGCCAGCGCATGA
- a CDS encoding sugar ABC transporter permease, which translates to MTDHTVLAQPAAGQLHVAENKIGFGRWFRELGFRHIIGMLAVIYAAFPIVYIVSAALNPNISTTLTGANTLFSDVSFENFTELSDTMFWVWLKNTLVIGVATSIGTVLMGAAAAYAFSRYRFQGRKVTLMSLMIIQMFPQLLTFVAIFLLLTTLGDIIPWLGIDSKIALIAVYWGGALGANTFLMYGFFNSIPMELDEAAKIDGASHSQIYWTIIIPLVVPILAVVGLLSFIGAFNDFVLARTILTSQDNWTLAVGMNLWVGGNEKHWEWFTAGSIISALPILLLFLFLQKYIVSGLTGGAVKG; encoded by the coding sequence ATGACTGACCACACTGTATTGGCGCAACCAGCGGCGGGACAGCTACACGTCGCCGAAAACAAGATCGGGTTCGGGCGCTGGTTTCGCGAATTAGGCTTCCGCCACATCATCGGCATGCTTGCCGTCATCTATGCGGCTTTTCCCATTGTCTACATTGTCTCGGCGGCGCTGAATCCGAACATTTCGACCACGCTGACGGGCGCTAACACCCTCTTTTCGGACGTCTCGTTTGAGAACTTTACCGAGCTTTCCGACACCATGTTTTGGGTGTGGCTGAAGAACACGCTGGTTATCGGCGTCGCGACGTCGATCGGCACGGTACTCATGGGGGCAGCTGCAGCATACGCGTTCTCGCGTTACCGCTTCCAAGGCCGCAAGGTAACGCTCATGTCGCTGATGATCATCCAGATGTTCCCGCAGCTGCTGACCTTCGTGGCCATCTTCTTGCTGCTGACGACGCTCGGAGATATTATCCCCTGGCTGGGCATCGACTCGAAGATCGCGTTGATCGCTGTGTACTGGGGCGGCGCGCTGGGGGCAAATACGTTCCTTATGTATGGCTTCTTTAACTCCATTCCGATGGAACTCGATGAAGCGGCCAAGATCGATGGGGCGTCGCACTCTCAGATTTATTGGACGATCATCATACCGCTGGTTGTACCGATTCTCGCAGTGGTGGGGCTGCTGTCTTTCATCGGCGCATTTAACGACTTCGTTTTGGCGCGCACGATCCTCACGAGCCAGGACAACTGGACGTTGGCTGTGGGAATGAACCTGTGGGTGGGTGGCAACGAGAAGCACTGGGAGTGGTTCACAGCAGGGTCTATTATCTCTGCCTTGCCGATCTTGCTCTTGTTCCTCTTCCTCCAGAAGTACATCGTCTCTGGTCTGACCGGAGGCGCTGTCAAGGGTTAA
- the glgB gene encoding 1,4-alpha-glucan branching protein GlgB — protein MTEPVPMSVNHDVLDAVSNGNHHSPHDILGPHSNGDAVTIRVSRQLADSVTIVTPDAEYPAAHEWNGVWVVAIPGGEIPTYQVRATYGDFEATTDDGYRFLPTIGEIDRYLFSEGRHEQLWKVLGAHVQAYDTPMGEVRGTSFSVWAPNARAVRVIGDFNSWSGISSAMRTMGTSGIWEVFIPGAEDGQRYKFEIQYADGSWHQKADPMARRTEAPPSTASIITTSHFEWDDDEWMNRRAQTDPHSGPVSVYELHLGSWRHGLSYRDAAEQLIGHLKYTGFTHVEFMPLAEHPFGPSWGYQVTSYYAPTARFGDPDELRYLICELHKAGIGVIMDWVPAHFPKDEWALARFDGTPLYEDPNPLRGEQPDWGTYVFNFGRREVRNFLVANALFWLEEFHVDGLRVDAVASMLYLDYSRKEGQWQPNVYGGRENLEAISFIQEANATAYRNHPGIMMIAEESTSWGGVTGMTDNGGLGYGLKWNMGWMNDTLRYMEEKPINRKWHHGELTFSLVYAFSEQFLLPLSHDEVVHGKGSLYSKMPGDHWQKLAGVRLLLGYQWSHPGKKLLFMGQEFAQIDEWNSGKSLDWWLTDNPGHDGVMACVRRLNELYREHPALWSDDFTNHGFEWLEVNDCDHNVLAYLRKSKDEDDVVAAICNFSGVPHNDYRIGLPYEGVWEEILNTDAVEYGGSGVGNLGQVTTEPVEWSGRAQSALVQLPPYGVIYLKPRKL, from the coding sequence ATGACTGAACCTGTCCCGATGTCTGTCAACCATGACGTTCTCGACGCCGTGTCGAATGGAAACCACCATTCGCCGCACGACATCCTTGGGCCGCACAGCAACGGTGACGCCGTTACGATTCGCGTGAGCCGCCAGCTTGCTGACTCGGTCACGATTGTCACTCCCGACGCCGAATATCCAGCCGCCCACGAATGGAACGGCGTGTGGGTGGTTGCTATCCCAGGTGGCGAGATTCCCACCTACCAGGTCCGCGCCACCTACGGCGATTTCGAGGCCACCACGGACGACGGTTACCGGTTCTTGCCCACCATCGGGGAGATCGATCGCTACCTTTTCTCAGAAGGACGCCACGAGCAGCTGTGGAAAGTGCTCGGCGCGCATGTGCAAGCCTATGACACCCCGATGGGCGAAGTGCGCGGAACGAGCTTCTCGGTGTGGGCGCCCAATGCACGTGCCGTGCGCGTGATTGGTGACTTCAACTCGTGGAGCGGGATCTCCTCGGCCATGCGCACCATGGGCACCTCCGGCATTTGGGAAGTATTCATCCCAGGCGCTGAAGACGGGCAACGCTACAAGTTCGAGATCCAATATGCCGACGGCAGCTGGCATCAGAAGGCAGACCCGATGGCCAGGCGCACTGAGGCTCCGCCGTCGACCGCCTCCATCATCACCACATCCCACTTCGAATGGGATGACGACGAGTGGATGAACCGGCGTGCACAGACCGATCCGCATTCTGGCCCCGTCTCCGTCTACGAACTTCACCTCGGATCCTGGCGTCACGGCTTGTCCTACCGGGACGCCGCAGAACAGCTCATTGGCCATCTGAAATACACCGGCTTCACCCATGTGGAGTTTATGCCGCTGGCAGAGCACCCCTTCGGGCCGTCGTGGGGCTACCAGGTCACCTCCTATTACGCGCCCACGGCTCGGTTCGGTGATCCAGACGAGCTGCGCTATCTCATCTGCGAGCTCCACAAAGCTGGCATCGGCGTCATCATGGACTGGGTACCCGCCCACTTCCCCAAAGATGAGTGGGCACTGGCTCGCTTCGACGGCACCCCGCTGTACGAAGATCCTAATCCGCTGCGCGGAGAGCAGCCCGACTGGGGCACATATGTGTTTAACTTCGGTCGTCGCGAAGTGCGTAACTTCCTCGTAGCCAACGCGCTGTTCTGGCTGGAGGAGTTCCATGTGGATGGCCTGCGTGTGGACGCCGTCGCTTCGATGCTCTACCTGGACTACTCCCGTAAGGAAGGCCAGTGGCAGCCCAACGTTTACGGCGGACGAGAAAACCTTGAGGCGATCTCCTTCATCCAGGAGGCCAATGCCACGGCCTACCGCAACCACCCTGGCATCATGATGATCGCCGAGGAGTCCACCTCTTGGGGCGGCGTCACGGGCATGACGGACAACGGCGGCCTCGGTTACGGTTTGAAGTGGAATATGGGGTGGATGAACGACACCCTGCGCTACATGGAAGAAAAGCCAATCAACCGCAAGTGGCACCACGGCGAGCTCACGTTCTCGCTGGTCTACGCTTTCTCCGAGCAATTCCTCCTGCCGCTCTCGCATGACGAGGTCGTTCACGGCAAGGGCTCACTCTACTCGAAGATGCCCGGTGATCACTGGCAAAAGCTTGCTGGCGTTCGCCTCCTACTCGGCTACCAGTGGTCGCATCCGGGCAAGAAGCTCTTGTTTATGGGCCAAGAATTCGCCCAAATCGACGAGTGGAACTCTGGCAAGAGTTTGGACTGGTGGCTCACAGACAATCCGGGGCACGACGGCGTCATGGCCTGCGTGCGGCGTCTTAACGAGCTCTACCGCGAGCATCCGGCCCTGTGGAGCGACGACTTCACGAACCACGGCTTCGAGTGGCTCGAGGTCAATGACTGCGACCATAACGTGCTCGCCTACCTGCGCAAGTCCAAGGATGAGGACGACGTCGTGGCGGCTATCTGTAACTTCTCGGGTGTACCCCACAATGACTACCGCATCGGCCTGCCCTATGAAGGGGTGTGGGAGGAGATCCTCAACACCGACGCCGTCGAGTACGGTGGCTCGGGAGTGGGCAACCTCGGCCAGGTGACAACCGAACCTGTGGAGTGGTCTGGACGCGCGCAGTCTGCCCTCGTCCAGTTGCCGCCCTACGGAGTTATCTACCTCAAGCCACGCAAGTTGTAG
- a CDS encoding alpha-1,4-glucan--maltose-1-phosphate maltosyltransferase, which translates to MTTNDSAKTTARTTSASTAAKPAAKKAAKKPARKTRTAAAKVATAVGHVGRIPIVDVSPVVQHGAWPAKGTVSEAFPVTAIVFREGHDQFGAAAVLIDPEGNEAQESIMYDSHPGLNIYKAWLTPTRAGQWEFFVRAWSDPMATWYHDAEIKLNAGVDVELVFLEGERLLTRAMKNMPTATEERAILRDAISVIKRKRVSTNLRFAAATSDDVRRAMATYPLRDMVTESPRYKVNVDRERALVGSWYEIFPRSIGCYYDEEKKAWVSGTLRTAAEGLDRIAAMGFDVVYLTPIHPIGETNKKGRNNTLDSTPEDPGSPYAIGSPAGGHDAIHPDLGTFEDFDAFVARARELGMEVALDVALQCSPDHPWITEHPQWFTTRADGTIAYAENPPKKYQDIYPLNFDNDPEGIYQEIKRILELWVAHGVTIFRVDNPHTKPVSFWQRLLAEFRELHPDVIFLAEAFTKPPMLQTLGAVGFHQSYNYFAWRNEKKEIEEYLWELSHDSDARVRPAFWPTTHDILTPYMQRGGVPAFAIRAILAATGSPTWGIYNGYELVENVARPGAEEQIDNEKYQYKNRDWGAAEALGISTLLGKLNDIRSRHLAFRRLRNVTINPTNNDNLLCFTKVTRPEESPDGKRDMVIVVLNLNPYETHAGTIELDLSAFGTSPRWDGSPAIQVYDELSGETFQWNDRPYVSLNPGGRVAHILSVQVL; encoded by the coding sequence GTGACTACCAACGATTCCGCCAAGACCACCGCCCGCACCACCTCGGCTTCCACGGCTGCCAAGCCTGCGGCGAAGAAAGCCGCCAAGAAGCCAGCCAGGAAAACCCGCACGGCTGCGGCGAAGGTCGCAACCGCGGTAGGGCACGTCGGGCGCATCCCAATCGTCGACGTCAGCCCTGTTGTGCAACACGGCGCCTGGCCCGCCAAGGGAACTGTCAGTGAGGCCTTTCCCGTCACGGCCATCGTCTTCCGCGAAGGCCACGATCAGTTCGGTGCCGCCGCGGTTCTCATTGATCCAGAGGGCAATGAGGCACAAGAGTCGATCATGTACGATTCCCACCCTGGCCTGAACATCTATAAAGCGTGGCTCACCCCCACGCGTGCCGGCCAGTGGGAGTTCTTCGTGCGCGCATGGTCCGATCCGATGGCCACGTGGTATCACGACGCCGAGATCAAGTTGAACGCCGGCGTAGATGTGGAGCTAGTCTTCCTTGAGGGTGAACGCCTGCTCACTCGCGCGATGAAGAACATGCCAACTGCTACGGAGGAACGCGCGATCCTGCGTGACGCAATCTCGGTCATTAAACGCAAGCGCGTCTCCACCAACCTGCGCTTCGCCGCCGCAACCTCCGATGATGTGCGCCGCGCGATGGCCACCTATCCGCTACGCGACATGGTGACCGAGTCTCCGCGGTACAAGGTGAATGTGGATCGTGAGCGCGCGCTCGTCGGGTCCTGGTATGAGATCTTCCCGCGTTCCATAGGCTGCTATTACGACGAGGAGAAGAAAGCCTGGGTCTCCGGCACGCTTAGGACAGCCGCCGAGGGTCTTGACCGCATCGCGGCGATGGGTTTCGATGTCGTCTACCTCACCCCGATCCACCCAATCGGCGAAACGAATAAGAAAGGTCGCAACAATACCCTCGATTCGACGCCGGAGGACCCGGGCTCGCCGTACGCGATCGGCTCGCCAGCTGGTGGCCACGATGCCATCCACCCGGACCTGGGCACGTTCGAGGATTTTGACGCGTTCGTCGCCCGCGCACGCGAACTCGGGATGGAGGTGGCGCTCGACGTCGCCCTGCAGTGCTCCCCCGATCACCCGTGGATCACCGAGCATCCGCAGTGGTTCACCACCCGCGCTGACGGTACGATTGCCTACGCCGAGAACCCGCCGAAGAAGTACCAGGATATCTACCCCTTAAACTTCGACAACGATCCGGAGGGAATCTATCAGGAGATCAAGCGCATCCTTGAGCTGTGGGTAGCTCACGGCGTGACGATCTTCCGTGTGGACAACCCACACACAAAGCCCGTCTCTTTCTGGCAACGCCTGCTGGCGGAGTTCCGCGAACTTCACCCGGATGTCATCTTCCTCGCCGAGGCATTCACCAAGCCTCCGATGTTGCAGACCCTGGGCGCGGTTGGGTTCCACCAGTCCTACAACTACTTCGCATGGCGCAACGAGAAGAAGGAGATCGAGGAATACCTGTGGGAGCTTTCTCATGACTCGGACGCGCGGGTTCGCCCCGCTTTCTGGCCGACGACGCACGATATCCTCACCCCCTACATGCAACGCGGGGGCGTGCCCGCCTTCGCGATTCGGGCCATCTTGGCTGCTACGGGTTCGCCGACGTGGGGCATCTACAACGGCTACGAACTAGTGGAAAATGTGGCTCGTCCGGGAGCTGAAGAACAGATCGATAACGAAAAATACCAGTACAAGAATCGCGACTGGGGTGCGGCTGAAGCGCTGGGTATTTCCACGCTGCTGGGCAAACTCAACGACATCCGTTCACGGCACCTGGCCTTCCGGCGGCTGCGCAACGTCACCATCAACCCGACGAACAATGACAACCTGCTGTGCTTCACCAAGGTCACCCGGCCTGAGGAATCGCCCGACGGCAAGCGAGACATGGTTATTGTGGTGCTCAACCTCAACCCATACGAGACTCATGCCGGCACGATCGAGCTCGACCTGTCTGCCTTCGGCACCTCGCCGCGCTGGGACGGCTCGCCCGCCATACAGGTATACGACGAGCTATCGGGCGAGACCTTCCAGTGGAATGACCGCCCATACGTGAGCCTGAACCCTGGAGGCCGCGTCGCCCACATCCTGTCCGTCCAGGTGCTCTAA